Genomic DNA from Coffea eugenioides isolate CCC68of unplaced genomic scaffold, Ceug_1.0 ScVebR1_2986;HRSCAF=4116, whole genome shotgun sequence:
AGAGAATTGATACACTGGAGGATAAGGTGGAGCAATCAACCCTAGGCAAGAATGCCTCCAAGAGACAACCATACGTGGAGGAGTTAGGTGATTCGAACAATGAGGAGGACATGGCAGATGGAAACCGATTCCGGAATTATAAACGCATCCCTAATCAAGGGGATGATGAACTAAAGGGAATCAAACTCAAAATTCCTACCTTCCCAGGCAAGTCGGACCCTGAAGCATATTTGGAATGGGAGAGGAAGATTGAGATGCTCTTTGACTGCAACCACTACTCAGAGTCCCAAAAAGTAAAGTTGGCAACCATTGACTTCACTGAATACGCAGCCGTTTGGTGGGATCAGATTCGTACCAGACAAAGGAGAAATGAAGCACCACTCATTCGCACCTGGGAAGAACTCAAAAGGATCATGAGGAAGCGCTTCATACCAGCGTATTACCACAGGGATTTGCACCATAAATTGCAAACTCTCACCCAAGGTAGTATGACGGTTGAGGATTActtcaaggagatggagatggcCATGCTGCGGGCTGATGTTTGGGAGGATATAGAAGCAACCATGGCACGTTTCTTGAGAGGACTACACGCTGAAATTGCAGATGTTGTGGAGCTCCAGCATTACCTTGACATGGATGAATTATTGGACAAAGCTATCAAGGTGGAAAGGAGGCTCAAGATGAGGGGTATCCCCCACCAAAGCTCCAACGTCCAATCTAGAAATTGGAGAACTCAGCAGTATAAAGGCGAGATTACCCACACGAGTGAGCAAAAATCAGCCAAGGCAAGTGGGGTTTCGAATGGAGCATGGGTGCCTGGTTCGTCATCTTCAACACCGACCCAAAGGGCCgaatttaaggttgatctaGGGGCATCTAAACCTAGAAACCGCGACACTaagtgctttaagtgtcaaggtTTCGGTCACATCGCGTCCCAATGCCCAAACCGAAGGACCATGCTCATGCTTCCAAGTGGTGAAGTGCTAACGGATGAGGAGGATGAGTATGAAGGCATGCCACCATTGGTTGAGGAAGAAGAGATAATTGCCCCTGACCAACCAGTTGGACTAGGCCTTATTACAAGGTTGGCATTGAGTGCTCAACGCACAAATGAAGAAGAGCAGCGTACCAACATCTTCTATACCCGATGTCTAGTTAACGGGAAAGTGTGTAGCTTGATTATTGACGGAGGAAGTTGTATCAATGTTGCCAGTGCCTTATTTGTCAAGAAGTTACACCTACCTGTCCAAGATCACCCTACACCATATAAGTTTCAATGGTTTAGTGATTGCGGCGAAGTGCGAGTGTCCAAGCAGGTTTCTGTGAAGTTTAACATTGGGAGATATGAGGATGAGTTGGTGTGTGACGTGGTTCCTATGCAAGCTGCCCATCTTATTCTTGGAAGACCTTGGCAATGTGATCGCGAGGTTACTTATGAAGGTCATTCCAACAAATACTCGTTCATGCATAAAGGGATAAAGATCATACTTGTTCCACTCTCACCTACACAAGTTCGAGAGGACCAAAATGTTTTACAGAGGGAATGGGAGTTGGATCGATTagaaggcaaggaaaaaaaagggcGAAAGGGTGAACATTGATCCTGCTCACTAAGCCTGAGGACAACATCGGGCACTGGGAGCTGGATCGTTCCACCTTGGTGGTGTTTAACGTGTTTTCATTTGTACAGGTTGTTCGTGGTCAGATATCCTTCATCTTGCAGTGTGCAATACCCGCAACCATAGAGATCTGCGAAGAGAGTGCTGGTCAAGTAATTCCAACCAACACTAGTCGAGTTACATTGGCCTTTGATGCAGTGTTTGCACGTCTTGATGCGTACAACTCGTAGCCCAACCAAACCTTGGTTCACCGGGCGTCCGCTCATGATCCACCCATAGGGTTGAGACGTCGCTTGTGTGACCATTGTCATGGAAATCTTGCTGTCCGCAACATGTATCTACCACCACCACGAGTTGTCCTTGTTCTACACAAGGATGTCATGATCATTCTTCGCTTAAGAAGGCGACATGCAGGTTGCTTGGTGACTATACACATGCTCTcatcacttttgttttgtaagagagtcatgatttggggacaaatcgcctttaagaggaggggaatgatgagaatataaagaccaaggcccattcaagcacatgaggaattggaagattcaagtgaagaccagttgattgcacgaatacttgagtttagtaggattatttgattttcctcgttgattttggttatttctcgctttagaaagtctaggtaattaaactagtttaattgcggcccatttgttagtaagtaaggcccaaaatcttccttaagtatgtagggtagtttggtcaatttttggattagggttaatgcttgtaagggctataaatagccccacttcctctttgttttgagatgagtttttggctattaaatacaattagggttcgTTTGGTTCCCCATAGAATTGGggtttagaattggaattggggTTCCAATTCCAATTCTTTAGTTTGGACACCGGCAATGCCAGAGAATTAGAATTCAATTTGAATTCTACGAGCCATCAATTCCACAAATTCAATTCTTTGGTAAGACCTAAGAATTACAATTCCAATTCCATAATTTCACCTCCTATTCGGGTTAGTACGCGGATCCTAAtgggtaaaaaattaaaatcgggTCAACTATTTGAGCAGCCCTCTCTCGCGATCTAATTAGTCACTTTTCCTCAACCGCAAGTGCTTCTTCTGTGCGTCATCCCCTTCACCGCCACCCTAACATTTTGTCTCTTCCACCACCGTCTCCGGCATCGCTCTGCCACGCATCTACCCATCACTTCAGCAATCGCAAGACTGCTCCGAACTGGGTTCTTCAGTCCggaaggtaacaactaaaagctCTCCTTTGCCTTCGATTTTTAACTTTGCAGCATTGAATATTGAATTCTGAATTTCTTTGACTCTAACGGCTATGCCCCTTTCGTGCTCTGATGGCCAGTGATTTGATGTCTCTCAGATCGTACCAGTGAATCGGCCCTCTCACCTTACTTCAGTACTTACTACCTGCTTTGGTAATTTGGATGGGGTGGAAGTCCCTGGGAtggcatttttgtttttgatggCCTTGCATGATTTCAATGGCTCGAGTCTTGCCTTGATGTTTGCCTCTGCCATTCATAAAGTTTAGTTTATTAGTGCATGGTTTCGGTGGTAAGTTTGCCCTTCGCTAGGTTTTTCATAACTTACTTGGATGCACAGAGTGTAAGAGGAGGAGTAGATTAGTATTTTATCTTACttggaagaaaaagaagaaggaaattggtCCAGAAACTGATCAAATCACTTTTATGCTGCCTGCAACAAGAGTATTTTCTAACATTTAGACTAGACTGTTTTATGATTTCATTCTGTAAGGGAGGCCTACCTCATCGAAAATTTTGTTGAGAACTTCTTATGTTACATGGTCACATATATAAACTTAAAAACTTACATCGAACCAAATGCTTTGGGTCCAAAATGGAAGATAGGAAGAAGGTGTGGAAAATACAAAAAATCAGATTCAGTTTACCATGTACTTTTAGGAATTGGCATTAGGTTACTGAAATTTTGTCATTACTCCCTCAACCatttaaacattaaaggaaaGAAATTGGAACCGGAGGCTCCACAATGTTGTCAAATTTGGTGCCCAATTTGACAAAGCCGGTACATCTACATGTTGGTAAACAGAGGAAGGATCATGGATGGTTTGGACTCAGAATTCTATATTGATACTCGTCCAAGCATGAGTGATGCTGAGGACGCATAGATTACTGTTATCGTTTATTGTACATGTTAGATAATGTAGTGAATTTGGAGAACCTTGATATATAGATGTATGCTAAAATAGTTTTACCAGCAATTACCAAGGTCTTTTATGTTTTAACTGGTGCTTGAGACTTCTTTGAAGTTGTTAATTCACATATGCATGAAGGTCATTaagtaaaaatttgatttttgccTGCAGCTTGGATGTTTGGCATGCTTTGAGCACTTAAATCCACTTTCTACTGACTTATCCTTTGTCTtctgcattttgagtgatttagTAATCTCTCTTTCTGTCAATGTTCACTTGAGCTCTTTGATATATATGGTCTCTTTTTGGGGGAAAATGAACGACATCATATTACTGCTTGAATGGATATGGAATTCAAAATACAGAGGTCATTACTGACTTCCAGTTTGATTGGTGACAGAAATTGGAACCGGAGGCTCCACAATGTAGTCTTGTTTCTAGAAAGAAAGCTTTGTCGGgacttttctgtttctttcttttgttgcagtGTGCTGGAAAATCCTTACCAGTAGAAGCTTTAAGTCACCAGAATAAGTTTAGGACATCTCCAAACTATTTTGTGCACATAAGTGATGATCTTAGCAACATCTCCAAATTGCTTTTGCAAAAAGGTTCCGTCCAAATAAGTCATCATAAGTTCTTCATTTAACATATGTATGGATTTTTCTGGTGCATATTTGCCTCTCACTTTTAGTTCTATAATGCAGTGGCTGTTGAATCTATTCTTAAGAACATGACATTGTGATGTTTTTCTGGTGCATATTTGCCTTAGATATGGCATCTGAAGCAACATCTCAGTCAAAAGGGAAAGGCAAAGGGTATTTCACTTGGACTCCTGAAATGGATCGTGTAATGGGCACCTGTTTTATTGACCAAATGAACCAAGGAAACAAATTGGATGGTAAATGTGCATGGAAGACAGCAGCCTACACCGTAGTAATGAATGCTTTATTCGATAAGCTCAATATATCTGTGACAAAGGCTAATATTTTATCTCGTTTCAAGACATGGGAGAAACACTATGACATCCTATACCCACTGCTCCAGTCATGTAACTCTGGGTCTGCGATAATATGGGACTACTCTAGAGGTAGAATTGATGTTCGTGATGAGGATGTATGGAATGCTCGAGTAAGTGAGAATCCAAAAATTCTTCcttatagaaaaaaaattgtggTTGAAAATTGGGAGGATATCTGTACACTGTTTTCACAAGATCGTGCAAATGGAGAGGGTGCCCAAACTGTTTTTGAGGCTAATGTTGAAACTGAAGTTGAAGAGTCTGCTAATGTAGAGGAATCATTTGAGACTGATTCACGATCTTTAGAAGATGAAGTTATGAATGCACTGCTAGCTCGACAACGGTCAAAATCAAAAGCTTCATCTTCAACAAATGATCGTGGCACAAAGAGAAAACTAACGAGCTCTCAAGTACTTTACAAAGTGTTGGGACGAATGGCAGATTCACTGGATAAGTACTTAAATTCAGAATGCTCAAAAGTTACAACAAAAATGGTGGAAGACGAGTTATCTAAAATTGAATTGGATAGATTTCAATTGTTGAAGGGTATTGACTTACTTATGAATGACAGGACAAAGTATGACACTTTTTCTGGTCTCGGAGATGACTTAAAAAAGGATTGGCTATTGATGCACATtggtaattgatttttttttgggtaatctccagttgaagttgtttttgtAGAAGAAGTTGAGCTGATTGCTGGAAGCCCAAGTAGAGCAAGTAAAAGTTGTTACTACTCCATCGTGTATCCATGACTTTTTAAATTCTGATGAGTTCTTTTGTCATTTTcttgtcatttatttttaagaaaatgaaGAACATATGGAACAAATAGGAAAAGTTCTTGATTGATTTTCGCCGTCCTGCTTAGTTGAATTCATAAACTCTGCTAAGAATGTCTGAGATCTTTATTTGTGAGTCAGTCCTGTGCCTTTGGAAGAATAAACCTACTTGTGTGAGACGTAGCTTGCTGTTGAGATGCTGAAATTTGTTTGCATTATCCATGGTATTCACCAATATCTGATGTTCTTCATATCTAGGTACTTAAGGTATTGACTTATGGACCAGCATTCTAAGTGCTGGATGTGTCATACCATGGAGCTTGCTGTAGGGTCTTTAGTTGGGGAGCAGAGCTGTATGCTTTGGGGTCTTCCTTTTTTGTTGCTTCTGGAAAGTAATTGAGATTGTTTCCTTTGTCTGTCAAGTAAACTGAATTTATTTGTTGagaatgttaattaaattgttttacAAACGTACTATTTGAGTTAATTAGTGACTAATTCACTGTCCAATATTCTACCATGTTTTAAGAAATATGCTAGTGTCATTGGGGATTTACTTTTAAGGGGGTGAGGTCCAATTTTGGTTGGATGCCAATATCTATACCATCTGGAAATGTTCACCAAAGAAATTGATATGAGAGtgggaaaaaataaattattaaaggcACAAATTGGTTCTTTCTTTTAAATCTTTAGTAAAAATTAGCTAAatgtaagaaaaaaagaaattattatataaaaaagaaaaaaaaagaaaaattttatgtaagcaaatgtttcatgaaaacaattctaattcctaatgaattcttctctcatacaaacaaagaatttgaaatttcaaataaattccGTATCAATTCTATACATTTCCCAAACGAAAGAATTGAAATGATTTGGAATTCCAATTCATAGAATTCCAATTCTATAGAATTTCAATTCTAATTCAATTCTAATTCTGTAGAACCAAACGTAGccttagtgagttttcactttctctttggcaagagagtttcctttgaatacttgagaatcttctcaagttattcacccgaacttatcaatcgagtatctccttgattgcggcgttctactacctccaatttggttcgttaattcgagtagttacgggttgagataatatcaaaattgttcgtgacttctagggattagttgggtcaaatttccgctgcctaagccatggtgttttggttgtctagatcggggtttcacatcacaCCTACTGTCACTTGTCCATTTTGCTCATTTATTATCATCTTCATCACatcctttatttccttttcttcacAGATGCTG
This window encodes:
- the LOC113757334 gene encoding uncharacterized protein LOC113757334, which codes for MVSVKLEPEAPQCSLVSRKKALSGLFCFFLLLQCAGKSLPVEALSHQNKFRTSPNYFVHISDDLSNISKLLLQKDMASEATSQSKGKGKGYFTWTPEMDRVMGTCFIDQMNQGNKLDGKCAWKTAAYTVVMNALFDKLNISVTKANILSRFKTWEKHYDILYPLLQSCNSGSAIIWDYSRGRIDVRDEDVWNARVSENPKILPYRKKIVVENWEDICTLFSQDRANGEGAQTVFEANVETEVEESANVEESFETDSRSLEDEVMNALLARQRSKSKASSSTNDRGTKRKLTSSQVLYKVLGRMADSLDKYLNSECSKVTTKMVEDELSKIELDRFQLLKGIDLLMNDRTKYDTFSGLGDDLKKDWLLMHIGN